A single genomic interval of Zobellia nedashkovskayae harbors:
- a CDS encoding peptidase m28 has product MKNLVFGLLACATLLAVSCDSSNTSEDDSLYETNSIDKKTAEIDGGRH; this is encoded by the coding sequence ATGAAAAATTTAGTATTTGGTCTTTTAGCATGTGCAACTTTATTAGCCGTTTCTTGTGATTCAAGCAATACATCTGAAGATGATAGCTTATATGAAACTAATTCTATCGATAAGAAAACTGCCGAAATTGATGGCGGTAGACATTAA
- the tsaE gene encoding tRNA (adenosine(37)-N6)-threonylcarbamoyltransferase complex ATPase subunit type 1 TsaE: MDIIYTENEISEIAKKVIENAKSKVLLFHAPMGAGKTTLIKAIVKHLGVANAGNSPTFGIVNEYESKEGQLLAYHFDFYRINDEMEALDMGFEDYLNQDVWIFIEWPEKIKSFLPENSTNVFIEVVDMQTRQIKIS; this comes from the coding sequence ATGGATATTATATACACCGAAAATGAAATTAGTGAAATTGCCAAAAAGGTAATTGAAAATGCCAAAAGCAAGGTACTCCTATTTCACGCACCAATGGGTGCCGGCAAAACCACATTGATTAAAGCTATAGTAAAACACCTTGGCGTTGCAAATGCAGGAAACAGCCCCACTTTTGGTATTGTAAACGAATACGAAAGTAAAGAAGGGCAACTATTAGCTTACCATTTTGATTTCTACCGCATAAATGATGAAATGGAAGCATTGGACATGGGTTTTGAAGACTATTTAAATCAGGATGTATGGATTTTTATAGAATGGCCAGAAAAAATAAAATCTTTTCTACCAGAGAACAGCACTAATGTTTTCATTGAAGTAGTAGATATGCAAACCCGCCAAATTAAAATTTCTTAA
- the porX gene encoding T9SS response regulator signal transducer PorX, with the protein MNKISILWVDDEIDLLKPHIIFLQGKGYDVITCQSGQEALEELQKSRVDIIFLDENMPGISGLETLAEIKILDSSIPVVMITKSEEEFIMEEAIGSKIADYLIKPVNPNQILLSLKKNLDHSRLVSEKTTSNYQQEFRKIAMDLSMVNSVEEWVDLYKRLIYWELRLEDIEDNSMFEILESQKAEANTHFGKFVERNYESWFDGDGPVLSHTLFKDLVKPELKDGPTLLLVIDNLRYDQWYAFEDTVSSFYKKNKEESYFSILPTATQYARNAIFSGLTPMAMEKKYPKWWKNDTDEGGKNLHEADFLGEQIKRLGLNLKWEYHKISSLKQGKNLFQNFKSQKDNDLTVLVYNFVDMISHSKTEMEVIKELASNDKAYRSLTQSWFKNSPLLEIIQQAQQMGMKLIITTDHGTINVKQPSKVIGDKDTSLNLRYKTGRSLTYENKDVLAAKDPAQIHLPRINMSSSFIFAKNDLFFAYPNNYNHYVNYYRNTYQHGGVSLEEMIIPFIVLSPK; encoded by the coding sequence ATGAATAAGATTTCCATATTATGGGTAGATGATGAAATTGATTTACTCAAACCACATATTATATTTTTACAAGGAAAAGGCTATGATGTTATCACCTGTCAAAGTGGACAAGAAGCATTAGAAGAGTTGCAGAAATCCAGAGTTGACATTATTTTTCTGGATGAGAACATGCCCGGAATATCAGGATTGGAAACTTTAGCTGAGATAAAAATATTAGATTCATCCATTCCTGTTGTAATGATTACCAAGAGCGAGGAAGAATTTATAATGGAAGAAGCTATTGGCTCCAAAATTGCCGATTACCTAATTAAGCCCGTAAACCCAAACCAGATTCTTCTATCCTTAAAAAAGAACCTTGACCATTCGCGTCTCGTTTCAGAAAAAACAACATCCAACTATCAGCAGGAGTTCAGGAAGATAGCCATGGATTTATCTATGGTGAATTCAGTTGAAGAATGGGTGGACCTTTACAAAAGGCTAATATATTGGGAGCTACGTCTAGAAGATATTGAAGACAATAGCATGTTCGAAATTCTAGAATCTCAAAAAGCCGAAGCAAATACCCATTTTGGCAAATTTGTGGAAAGAAACTACGAAAGCTGGTTTGACGGGGATGGCCCTGTTCTTTCGCATACCTTATTTAAGGACCTCGTAAAGCCTGAGCTAAAAGACGGACCTACCCTACTCTTGGTTATTGACAACCTTCGTTATGACCAGTGGTATGCTTTTGAAGATACCGTAAGTTCTTTTTACAAAAAGAACAAGGAAGAGTCTTATTTCAGCATTTTACCCACCGCTACGCAGTATGCCCGTAACGCTATTTTTTCTGGCCTTACTCCAATGGCCATGGAGAAAAAGTATCCAAAATGGTGGAAAAACGACACGGATGAAGGTGGCAAAAACCTTCATGAAGCCGATTTTCTAGGCGAACAAATAAAAAGATTAGGCCTAAACCTAAAATGGGAATATCATAAAATAAGCTCTTTAAAACAAGGTAAAAATCTGTTTCAGAACTTTAAATCGCAAAAAGATAACGACCTAACCGTACTCGTGTACAACTTTGTGGATATGATTTCACATTCAAAGACAGAGATGGAAGTCATTAAAGAATTGGCTAGTAATGATAAAGCTTATAGGTCTCTTACGCAGAGTTGGTTCAAAAACTCACCCTTGTTAGAAATTATTCAGCAAGCGCAACAAATGGGGATGAAGTTAATTATTACCACAGACCACGGAACCATTAATGTAAAACAACCCTCTAAGGTAATTGGCGATAAAGATACGAGCCTTAATCTGCGCTATAAAACAGGACGAAGTCTTACCTATGAAAACAAAGACGTTTTGGCAGCCAAAGACCCTGCCCAGATTCATTTGCCCCGTATAAACATGAGTAGTTCCTTTATATTTGCAAAAAACGACCTATTCTTTGCTTATCCCAACAACTACAATCACTACGTTAACTATTACCGGAACACCTACCAGCACGGCGGGGTTTCTTTGGAAGAGATGATTATACCATTCATAGTTCTATCACCAAAATAG
- a CDS encoding HD domain-containing protein, translating into MINSRKLKIFNDPIYGFITIPNGLIFDLINHPYFQRLRRISQMGLSYLVYPGAHHTRFHHALGSMHLMQNALQLLEYKGVEVSEEEKEGLYVAILLHDIGHGPFSHAMEHSIVESTDHEHISLQFMEALNEIFNGRLTLAISIFKGEYEKRFLNQLVSSQLDMDRLDYLKRDSFYTGVAEGNINSERLITMLNVVDGNLVVEEKGIYSVEKFLMARRFMYWQVYLHKTGIVAEQLLIRILKRAKEIMQEGQIVVCSNALRYFMEHRIEKKNFNKETLSIFSKLDDVDVLAAIKSWQDHTDFVLSTLCEMLINRQFLKVKLKNSPIDKAVLQKHMDRVKVKHNLSDHETTYFVFEGKIENKAYDRHHQNINILRKNKKLIDVAKASDQLNLKALSKTVTKYYICYPKDSV; encoded by the coding sequence TTGATAAACTCAAGAAAACTTAAAATTTTTAATGATCCAATTTACGGATTTATTACTATTCCGAACGGACTAATATTCGACCTGATTAATCATCCGTATTTTCAGCGTCTACGAAGAATATCTCAAATGGGCTTGTCCTATTTGGTATATCCAGGTGCTCATCATACGCGCTTTCATCACGCTCTAGGGTCTATGCATCTTATGCAGAACGCCTTGCAGTTGCTGGAATATAAAGGGGTGGAGGTCAGTGAAGAAGAGAAAGAAGGGCTATACGTTGCTATTCTTTTACATGATATTGGGCACGGACCTTTTTCACATGCTATGGAGCATAGTATTGTAGAGAGTACTGATCATGAGCATATTTCGTTGCAGTTTATGGAGGCTCTAAACGAAATCTTTAACGGAAGATTAACGCTGGCCATTTCAATTTTTAAAGGAGAATATGAAAAGCGATTTTTAAATCAGTTAGTATCTAGTCAGTTAGATATGGACCGGTTGGATTATTTAAAACGAGATAGCTTTTATACCGGTGTAGCCGAAGGAAACATCAATTCAGAACGATTAATTACCATGCTTAATGTTGTTGATGGTAATTTAGTGGTGGAGGAAAAGGGGATTTACTCTGTAGAAAAGTTTTTGATGGCCAGAAGGTTTATGTACTGGCAGGTATATTTACATAAAACCGGAATTGTTGCTGAACAACTGTTGATACGTATACTTAAGCGGGCCAAGGAGATTATGCAAGAAGGGCAAATTGTTGTTTGTAGCAATGCGCTTCGGTATTTTATGGAGCACCGAATTGAAAAGAAGAATTTCAATAAAGAAACGCTAAGTATCTTCTCTAAATTGGACGATGTAGATGTATTAGCGGCCATAAAATCATGGCAAGACCATACAGATTTTGTATTGTCAACGTTGTGTGAAATGCTTATAAACAGGCAGTTTTTAAAAGTAAAACTTAAGAACAGCCCAATTGACAAAGCTGTTTTGCAAAAACATATGGACAGGGTTAAAGTAAAACATAATCTGTCTGATCACGAAACGACTTATTTTGTTTTTGAAGGAAAGATAGAGAATAAGGCATATGACCGTCACCATCAGAACATCAATATATTAAGAAAGAATAAAAAGTTGATTGATGTAGCAAAAGCTTCCGATCAGTTAAATCTTAAAGCGCTGTCAAAAACGGTGACAAAATATTATATCTGTTATCCCAAAGATTCTGTTTAA